The following coding sequences lie in one Haladaptatus sp. DJG-WS-42 genomic window:
- the rqcH gene encoding ribosome rescue protein RqcH, translating to MDQKRELTSVDLAALVTEFGSYEGAKVDKAYLYDDDLLRLKMRDFERGRIELMIEVGEQKRAHLLAPEHVPDAPGRPPNFAMMLRNRLSGADFAGVEQFEFDRILSFHFTREDQNTTIVAELFGQGNIAVLNEDREVISSLETVRLKSRTVAPGSIYEFPSSRFHPFKASYEQFVAKMEQSDTDLVRTLATQLNFGGLYAEELCTRAGVEKVVDIDDATEEDFEALYDALGRLKDSLNPGNIEPRLYTEDDRPVDVTPIPLEEHGEFDEESFPTFNDALDEYFMRLEADDAEQRGKPKQSAGSNRPDFEERIERQQRIIEQQEQAISGFDEQADAERERAELLYREYDLVNDILSTVRGARDEGVPWREIEAKFEEGTEREIPAAEAVENVDGSTATVTITIDDYTIDLDTTQGVEHNADRLYTEAKRIAEKKEGALAAVEDTREELASIKRQRDEWEAGDAEPDDPAEDKEEADWLSLQSIPIRKNEQWYERFRWFHTSDGFLVIGGRNADDNEELVKKYLDKGDLFFHTQAHGGPITILKATGPSEPARDVDIPEQSKKEAAQFAVSYSSVWKDGRFADEAYMVNKDQVSKTPESGEYLEKGAFTIRGDRTYFKNTEVGVAVGIRCEPRTEVIGGPPSAIKEQAETYIELEPGQYAQNDMAKMCYREFRERFADTSFVRKVASPDKIQEFLPPGGSRMRD from the coding sequence ATGGACCAGAAACGGGAACTGACGAGCGTTGACCTCGCCGCGCTCGTCACGGAGTTCGGGTCGTACGAGGGGGCCAAAGTCGACAAGGCCTACCTCTACGACGACGACCTGCTCCGGCTGAAGATGCGTGATTTCGAGCGGGGGCGCATCGAGTTGATGATCGAAGTTGGCGAGCAAAAGCGCGCCCACCTCCTCGCGCCCGAACACGTTCCGGACGCGCCGGGTCGCCCGCCGAACTTCGCGATGATGCTGAGAAACCGACTGTCGGGTGCGGATTTCGCCGGCGTCGAACAGTTCGAGTTCGACCGCATCCTCTCCTTTCACTTCACTCGCGAAGACCAGAACACGACCATCGTCGCAGAGCTATTCGGGCAGGGGAACATCGCCGTGCTCAACGAAGACCGAGAGGTCATCAGCAGCCTCGAAACCGTCCGCCTGAAGTCGCGGACGGTCGCACCGGGTTCGATTTACGAGTTCCCGTCTTCGCGCTTTCACCCGTTCAAGGCGAGTTACGAGCAGTTCGTGGCGAAGATGGAGCAATCCGACACTGACCTCGTGCGGACGCTTGCGACGCAACTCAACTTCGGTGGCCTCTATGCTGAGGAACTCTGTACCCGCGCTGGTGTCGAGAAAGTGGTGGACATCGACGACGCGACCGAAGAGGACTTCGAGGCGCTCTATGACGCACTCGGTCGGCTCAAAGACTCGCTCAATCCGGGCAACATCGAGCCGCGACTCTACACCGAAGACGACCGCCCGGTTGACGTGACGCCGATTCCCCTCGAAGAACACGGCGAGTTCGATGAGGAGTCGTTCCCGACGTTCAACGACGCGCTTGATGAGTACTTCATGCGCCTCGAAGCCGACGACGCAGAACAGCGCGGCAAACCGAAACAAAGCGCCGGGAGCAATCGCCCCGACTTCGAAGAGCGCATCGAGCGCCAACAGCGCATCATCGAGCAACAAGAGCAGGCCATCTCCGGGTTCGACGAGCAGGCGGACGCAGAGCGCGAGCGCGCGGAGTTGCTCTACCGCGAGTACGACCTCGTAAACGACATTCTCTCGACCGTCCGTGGCGCGCGTGACGAGGGTGTTCCGTGGCGCGAAATCGAAGCGAAGTTCGAGGAAGGGACGGAGCGAGAAATTCCCGCCGCAGAGGCGGTTGAGAACGTCGATGGCTCGACGGCGACGGTGACAATTACCATCGACGACTACACAATCGACCTCGACACGACCCAAGGCGTCGAACACAACGCAGACCGCCTCTACACCGAGGCGAAGCGAATCGCAGAAAAGAAAGAGGGCGCGCTCGCCGCCGTCGAGGACACTCGCGAAGAGTTGGCGTCGATCAAACGCCAGCGCGACGAGTGGGAAGCCGGGGATGCGGAGCCGGACGACCCAGCCGAAGACAAAGAAGAGGCCGATTGGCTCTCACTCCAGTCGATTCCGATTCGAAAGAACGAACAGTGGTACGAGCGCTTTCGCTGGTTCCACACGAGCGACGGCTTTCTCGTCATCGGCGGGCGCAACGCAGACGACAACGAGGAACTCGTAAAGAAGTATCTCGACAAAGGCGACCTGTTCTTCCACACGCAGGCCCACGGCGGCCCCATCACGATTCTGAAGGCAACCGGCCCAAGCGAACCAGCCCGCGACGTGGACATCCCCGAACAGAGTAAGAAGGAGGCCGCCCAGTTCGCTGTCTCCTACTCGTCGGTCTGGAAAGACGGTCGCTTTGCCGACGAGGCATACATGGTGAACAAAGACCAGGTGTCGAAAACGCCAGAGAGCGGCGAATACTTAGAGAAGGGTGCGTTCACCATCCGCGGCGACCGAACCTACTTCAAGAACACCGAGGTCGGCGTTGCTGTGGGGATTCGCTGTGAACCGCGTACGGAGGTCATCGGCGGCCCGCCGTCTGCCATCAAAGAGCAGGCTGAGACGTACATCGAACTCGAACCCGGACAGTACGCCCAAAACGACATGGCGAAGATGTGTTATCGCGAGTTCCGCGAGCGCTTTGCGGACACGTCGTTCGTGCGGAAGGTGGCGTCACCGGATAAAATCCAGGAGTTCCTCCCGCCCGGCGGGAGTCGGATGCGCGATTAG
- a CDS encoding GNAT family N-acetyltransferase: MASFDFHVVTADRWSDFETLFGDNGACDGCWCMWNRQTQAEYNANRGASNRQQMHDLIHADEKPGILAYADGEPVGWCSVAPREEFGRLARSPITKPVDDTAVWSVVCFYVDRTARGQGLTAALLDAAKEYVREQGGTVLEGYPVDPQGERVSATSAWHGLVDVFEEAGFVAVARRKETRPVMRFEIETA; encoded by the coding sequence ATGGCTTCGTTCGACTTTCACGTCGTCACCGCAGACCGATGGAGCGACTTCGAAACCCTGTTCGGTGACAACGGCGCCTGTGACGGCTGTTGGTGCATGTGGAACCGACAGACGCAGGCCGAGTACAACGCCAATCGAGGCGCGTCGAATCGCCAGCAAATGCACGATCTCATCCACGCTGATGAGAAACCCGGCATCCTCGCCTACGCCGACGGCGAGCCAGTGGGCTGGTGTTCGGTCGCGCCCCGCGAGGAGTTCGGCCGCCTCGCGCGCTCGCCGATAACGAAACCCGTCGATGACACGGCTGTCTGGTCGGTTGTGTGTTTCTACGTGGACAGAACTGCACGTGGACAGGGCCTCACGGCCGCCCTCCTCGACGCCGCAAAGGAGTATGTCCGCGAACAGGGTGGGACGGTGCTCGAAGGCTACCCGGTTGACCCACAGGGAGAGCGCGTCTCAGCAACTTCGGCGTGGCACGGACTGGTGGACGTCTTCGAAGAAGCAGGATTCGTTGCGGTGGCACGCCGGAAAGAGACGCGGCCAGTGATGCGCTTTGAGATAGAGACGGCGTAG
- a CDS encoding MBL fold metallo-hydrolase translates to MRLTFLGTGSAMPTGERAQTGILLESDGERLLVDCGSGVLHALARTEVGYEGVDTVLLTHHHLDHVADLLPLLKARWLAGEETLTVVGPRGTADLVTGLLDVHDYLKEKVDVDFEEVGPDAPFSLNGFDITAMETIHSMYCLAYRFTPENGGPVFTFSGDSEAFRELAEFAEGSAVLAHDCSFPDEIDVSNHPTPSQLGESLSGLDIGRVYLTHLYPHTNNKHREMLDSIGKHYEGDVRFAKDGLSLGIGEE, encoded by the coding sequence ATGCGACTCACGTTTCTCGGAACCGGGAGCGCGATGCCCACCGGCGAACGCGCCCAGACCGGCATCCTGCTCGAATCGGACGGCGAACGACTACTCGTCGATTGTGGCAGCGGCGTCCTCCACGCGCTCGCCCGCACCGAAGTAGGGTACGAAGGCGTGGATACCGTCCTCCTGACCCACCACCACTTAGACCACGTCGCAGACCTCCTGCCCCTGCTCAAAGCCCGCTGGCTCGCGGGCGAAGAAACGCTGACAGTCGTCGGGCCGCGCGGCACCGCAGACCTCGTGACTGGACTGCTCGACGTCCACGACTACCTCAAAGAAAAGGTTGACGTAGACTTCGAAGAAGTCGGCCCCGACGCTCCATTTTCGCTCAACGGGTTCGACATCACCGCGATGGAGACCATCCACTCGATGTACTGCCTCGCCTATCGGTTTACGCCAGAAAATGGCGGCCCCGTGTTCACGTTCTCGGGCGATTCGGAAGCGTTCCGCGAGCTAGCCGAGTTCGCCGAGGGGTCTGCAGTCCTCGCCCACGACTGCTCGTTCCCCGACGAGATCGACGTGTCGAACCACCCGACGCCGAGCCAACTGGGCGAATCGCTCTCCGGACTCGACATCGGGCGCGTGTATCTCACCCATCTCTATCCGCACACGAACAACAAGCACCGCGAGATGCTCGACTCGATTGGTAAACACTACGAGGGTGACGTTCGGTTCGCAAAAGACGGCCTGTCGCTCGGTATCGGCGAAGAGTAA
- a CDS encoding tRNA uridine(34) 5-carboxymethylaminomethyl modification radical SAM/GNAT enzyme Elp3, which translates to MRTDTEPTETDAFEQACAELVERILAGDIDSDNLEKEKLNVCSEFSSPKVPKNTELLDYGPFERRDELIEVLQRKPVRTASGVSPVAIMTSPHMCPHGKCLYCPGGPASEFSSSQSYTGHEPAAARGVQNDYDPYGQVTLRLEQLREIGHPVDKVELILMGGTMTARSHDYQEWFVKRALEALNDYDVDKQPEPAEGVSFAQDFDDYEFKYLEDVIAENETGDIRNIGTTFETKPDWCDPEQIDRMLDLGGTKVEVGVQTTYERINRDMHRGHGIQASLDANRRLRDAAFKVGFHMMPGQPGMSHEMCVEDFRQLFESPDWRPDFLKIYPTLVVRDTITYDMWRRDEYEPLDNEEAADIVAEAMDMIPPYTRLQRVQRDIPADFIDAGVWKSNLRQLAEQRLEENGGKCRDIRAREVGMNDEDPDPENIELQVLEYEAAGGQEHFISFEDPVKDLLIGFCRLRFPGNPVRRELDNAALIRELHVYGNEIGVGKGEGDWQHRGYGKKLLAHAEEIAREAGFDKMSVISGIGVREYYRKKLGYHQDGPYVSKHL; encoded by the coding sequence ATGCGAACTGACACCGAACCCACGGAAACGGATGCGTTCGAGCAGGCCTGCGCAGAGCTTGTCGAGCGGATTCTCGCAGGCGATATCGACAGCGACAATCTCGAGAAGGAGAAGCTGAACGTCTGTTCTGAGTTCTCTTCGCCGAAAGTTCCAAAGAACACGGAACTGCTCGATTACGGCCCGTTCGAGCGCCGCGACGAACTCATCGAGGTGCTCCAGCGCAAACCCGTGCGGACGGCCTCCGGCGTCTCTCCCGTCGCCATCATGACCAGCCCGCACATGTGCCCCCACGGGAAATGTCTCTACTGTCCCGGCGGCCCTGCCTCCGAGTTCTCCAGTTCGCAGAGCTACACCGGCCACGAACCCGCCGCCGCCCGCGGCGTCCAAAACGACTACGACCCGTACGGACAGGTCACCCTCCGGCTCGAACAGCTCCGCGAGATTGGCCACCCCGTTGACAAGGTCGAACTCATTTTGATGGGCGGGACGATGACTGCGCGGAGCCACGATTACCAAGAATGGTTCGTCAAACGCGCACTCGAAGCGCTGAACGATTACGACGTAGACAAGCAGCCGGAACCCGCAGAGGGCGTGAGTTTCGCACAGGATTTCGACGACTACGAGTTCAAATATTTAGAGGACGTCATCGCCGAAAACGAGACTGGCGACATCCGCAACATCGGGACGACGTTCGAGACGAAGCCCGACTGGTGTGACCCAGAGCAAATCGACCGCATGCTCGACCTCGGCGGGACGAAAGTCGAGGTCGGCGTCCAGACGACCTACGAGCGCATCAACCGCGACATGCACCGCGGCCACGGGATTCAGGCATCACTCGACGCGAACCGCCGCCTGCGCGATGCAGCGTTCAAAGTCGGCTTTCACATGATGCCCGGCCAACCGGGAATGTCTCACGAGATGTGCGTAGAAGACTTCCGCCAACTGTTCGAGAGCCCCGACTGGCGGCCCGACTTCCTCAAAATCTACCCGACGCTCGTCGTCCGCGACACCATCACCTACGACATGTGGCGACGCGACGAGTACGAACCGCTCGACAACGAAGAGGCCGCGGACATCGTCGCAGAAGCGATGGACATGATTCCGCCCTACACCCGCCTCCAGCGCGTCCAGCGCGACATCCCTGCAGACTTCATCGACGCGGGTGTGTGGAAGTCGAACCTTCGGCAACTCGCCGAACAACGCCTCGAGGAGAACGGCGGGAAGTGCCGCGACATCCGTGCCCGCGAGGTCGGGATGAACGACGAAGACCCCGACCCGGAGAACATCGAGTTGCAGGTGTTAGAGTACGAGGCTGCGGGCGGACAGGAACACTTCATCAGCTTCGAAGACCCGGTCAAAGACCTCCTGATTGGGTTCTGTCGCCTGCGCTTCCCCGGCAATCCCGTGCGCCGCGAACTCGACAACGCTGCGCTCATCCGCGAACTCCACGTCTACGGCAACGAAATCGGCGTCGGGAAGGGCGAAGGCGACTGGCAACACCGTGGCTACGGGAAGAAACTCCTCGCCCACGCAGAGGAAATCGCCCGCGAGGCCGGATTCGACAAGATGAGCGTCATCTCCGGTATCGGCGTGCGCGAATACTACCGGAAGAAGCTCGGCTATCACCAAGACGGCCCGTACGTGAGCAAGCACCTGTAG
- a CDS encoding mRNA surveillance protein pelota has protein sequence MRIASRTRTEGGRERIVLVPESLDDLWHLTYILEPGDHVSGDTTRRIQRDDDMMRDTGGEREPMNVTLDVDETEFHKFANRLRVSGTIVGCSREDQLGFHHTLNVEEREELTVEKVWKADQLDRLEDAVEATENPDVAIVTVEEAQAYVHTVAQYGTDEYASISGPTGKGEFARARSELFEEIASVLSHLEVDAIILAGPGFTKQDALKFLQENAKDIADKITMVDTSAVGDRGVHEVLKRGAVDEVQAETRIAEEAGLIDTLMENIAQDAKAAYGVEQVQKASDYGAVENLLILDERLRMERGGQGEWAFDVNDLIQEVEQKGGGVTVFSSEFPPGEQLSNLGGIAAILRYRLQ, from the coding sequence ATGCGAATCGCCAGTCGGACACGGACAGAGGGCGGCCGCGAGCGCATCGTGCTCGTGCCGGAAAGCCTCGATGACCTCTGGCATCTCACCTATATTTTAGAGCCGGGAGACCACGTCTCGGGGGACACGACACGCCGCATCCAGCGCGACGACGACATGATGCGCGACACGGGCGGCGAGCGCGAACCGATGAACGTCACCCTCGACGTAGACGAAACGGAGTTCCACAAGTTCGCAAACCGCCTGCGGGTGAGCGGGACGATTGTGGGCTGTTCGAGAGAAGACCAACTCGGCTTCCACCACACGCTGAACGTCGAAGAGCGCGAAGAACTCACCGTCGAAAAGGTGTGGAAAGCAGACCAACTCGACCGCCTCGAAGACGCCGTCGAAGCCACCGAGAATCCCGACGTGGCCATCGTCACCGTCGAAGAAGCCCAAGCCTACGTCCATACGGTTGCCCAGTACGGCACCGACGAGTACGCCTCCATCTCCGGGCCGACCGGGAAAGGCGAGTTCGCCCGTGCGAGGAGCGAGCTGTTCGAGGAAATTGCGAGCGTTCTCTCGCATCTTGAAGTGGATGCAATCATCCTCGCGGGACCGGGATTCACCAAACAGGACGCACTCAAGTTCCTCCAAGAGAACGCGAAAGACATCGCCGACAAAATCACGATGGTCGATACGAGCGCCGTTGGCGACCGCGGCGTCCACGAAGTACTGAAACGCGGCGCGGTGGACGAGGTGCAAGCCGAAACCAGAATCGCAGAGGAAGCAGGACTCATCGACACGCTGATGGAGAACATCGCACAGGACGCGAAAGCCGCCTACGGCGTCGAACAAGTCCAGAAAGCTTCAGACTACGGCGCAGTCGAAAACCTGCTCATCCTCGACGAACGCCTCCGCATGGAACGCGGCGGGCAGGGCGAGTGGGCCTTCGACGTGAACGACCTGATTCAAGAAGTCGAACAAAAAGGCGGCGGCGTAACTGTCTTTTCGAGTGAGTTCCCACCGGGCGAACAGCTCTCGAATCTCGGGGGTATCGCAGCAATTCTCCGATATCGGTTGCAGTAA
- a CDS encoding AAA domain-containing protein, whose amino-acid sequence MHLRGPVVEVGEKRSVNTKYGESDLAEVTLRPEDGQADPVKLTLWGKWAETAEYLEPGMELVVKDADEREYQGETQFSTTGDTMVVVEPTFLVNVTDIRSWVQCPRMYYLNKITGIPLNYPVIKGTIVHEVFGDLLRGGNLDDAVADRVEEAGLDLGLLEKDTEEVHEDVKANARAIEGWLAQGTLGTEDDWRSEQTLISQTYGIKGRADALRRGMPVELKTGKNTNREPRFQDKVQVACYSLLLSDRGEMPDTGTLLYTKNAALDRAEASGDLSPAKEFSMGKGFLAFVLRKRNEIAAMEFDMSVPTGEEANAKCEYCFERDSCMVIAGRLGQHSKAGTIGDSVPDEERDYFEQFYKLVEHERRAVHREYAKLWEQTAAERADADLALIDLEPTGQQQLEDGRWENHATCDDPVSKLRNGDFVLASDGDPVQGHAELGRITKLGSEITVVTDEPLSLRRLDVYPSELSADRMLVALHDAILTGEERRKDILFGRREPAFRDEEVTYIDNNDSQNAAVNLAVTAEDCALVHGPPGTGKTYTIARIIRALVERGDRVLLSAFTNRAVDNALEALRDQGFEDFVRVGSENGVRHDMQDKRLETRGEPTVQAAKITDAPVVAATTAACGSRVMREQEFDVALVDEAAQLTEPGTLAAINLAEKFVLVGDHEQLPPVVQSEPEDEDGDLSLSLFERLHDQFPEASVMLDRQYRMAQKIQAFSSREFYGGKLRPATPEVAAQRIEQLAGVDTAKLPDHLTDTVSFVDPDGTARGNTNPDEAKAVADVVAAYADAGVPHADIGVIAPYRAQVAEISRTVPETVAVDTVDRFQGSSKEVIIVSFVTTETLDSPIFKDHRRVNVALTRAKKALVLVGDANALSTMDLYARMVAWAR is encoded by the coding sequence GTGCATCTACGGGGTCCCGTCGTCGAGGTCGGCGAGAAGCGGTCAGTCAACACGAAATACGGAGAGAGTGACTTAGCAGAGGTCACGCTTCGGCCCGAAGACGGGCAGGCAGACCCCGTGAAACTCACGCTCTGGGGGAAGTGGGCAGAAACGGCCGAGTATCTCGAACCCGGCATGGAGCTCGTCGTGAAGGACGCAGACGAACGCGAGTATCAGGGCGAAACCCAGTTTTCGACCACCGGCGACACCATGGTCGTGGTCGAACCCACCTTCCTCGTGAACGTGACCGACATCCGCTCGTGGGTACAGTGCCCGCGGATGTACTACCTCAACAAAATCACGGGCATCCCGCTCAACTACCCCGTCATCAAAGGGACAATCGTCCACGAGGTGTTCGGGGACCTCCTCCGCGGCGGCAACCTTGACGACGCCGTCGCAGACCGCGTCGAAGAAGCGGGCTTAGACCTCGGCCTGCTCGAAAAAGACACAGAAGAAGTCCACGAGGACGTGAAAGCCAACGCCCGCGCCATCGAAGGGTGGCTTGCCCAAGGAACGCTCGGCACCGAAGACGACTGGCGCAGCGAGCAGACGCTCATCAGCCAGACCTACGGCATCAAGGGCCGGGCCGACGCCCTCCGTCGCGGCATGCCCGTCGAACTCAAGACGGGGAAGAACACGAATCGAGAACCACGATTTCAGGACAAGGTGCAGGTCGCCTGTTACTCCCTTCTGCTCTCAGACCGCGGCGAGATGCCCGATACGGGAACCTTGCTCTACACGAAAAACGCCGCCTTAGACCGCGCCGAAGCCTCAGGCGACCTCTCGCCCGCAAAGGAGTTCTCGATGGGCAAGGGCTTCCTCGCGTTTGTCCTCAGGAAACGCAACGAAATCGCCGCGATGGAGTTCGACATGTCCGTGCCCACGGGCGAGGAGGCGAACGCGAAGTGCGAGTACTGCTTCGAGCGCGACAGTTGCATGGTCATCGCGGGTCGCCTTGGCCAGCACTCGAAAGCCGGGACGATTGGCGATTCGGTACCTGACGAGGAACGCGACTACTTCGAGCAGTTTTACAAACTCGTCGAACACGAACGCCGGGCAGTGCACAGAGAATACGCGAAACTCTGGGAACAGACCGCAGCGGAACGCGCTGACGCCGACCTCGCACTCATTGATTTAGAGCCAACCGGCCAACAACAACTCGAAGACGGCCGCTGGGAGAATCATGCGACCTGCGACGACCCAGTCTCAAAGCTGCGAAACGGGGACTTTGTCCTCGCAAGCGACGGCGACCCAGTGCAAGGCCACGCCGAACTTGGGCGTATCACGAAACTCGGCTCCGAAATCACAGTCGTCACCGACGAACCCCTCTCACTCCGCCGCCTCGACGTGTACCCCTCCGAACTCTCCGCAGACCGCATGCTCGTCGCGCTCCACGACGCCATCTTGACGGGCGAAGAACGGCGCAAAGACATCCTCTTTGGCCGTCGAGAACCCGCATTCCGCGACGAAGAAGTCACGTACATCGACAACAACGACTCGCAGAACGCGGCGGTGAACCTTGCGGTGACCGCAGAAGACTGCGCGCTCGTCCACGGGCCGCCGGGAACCGGAAAGACGTACACTATCGCGCGCATCATCCGCGCCCTAGTGGAGCGAGGCGATCGCGTCCTGCTCTCTGCGTTCACGAATCGAGCGGTGGACAACGCGCTCGAAGCCCTTCGTGACCAAGGCTTCGAAGACTTCGTCCGCGTCGGCTCCGAAAACGGCGTGCGCCACGACATGCAGGACAAGCGCTTGGAGACGCGCGGTGAGCCAACCGTGCAAGCCGCGAAAATCACCGACGCGCCGGTCGTCGCCGCCACAACCGCGGCCTGTGGCTCCCGCGTCATGCGCGAACAGGAGTTCGACGTGGCCCTCGTAGACGAGGCCGCCCAACTCACCGAACCGGGAACGCTCGCGGCCATCAATTTGGCTGAAAAATTCGTCCTCGTTGGCGACCACGAACAGCTCCCACCGGTCGTTCAGTCAGAGCCGGAAGACGAGGACGGCGACCTCTCGCTGTCGCTGTTCGAGCGCCTCCACGACCAGTTCCCCGAGGCGTCGGTGATGCTCGACCGCCAATATCGCATGGCACAGAAGATTCAGGCGTTTTCCTCCAGAGAGTTCTACGGCGGCAAACTCCGCCCGGCCACGCCCGAGGTGGCTGCCCAGCGCATCGAGCAACTGGCTGGCGTCGATACCGCCAAACTCCCCGACCACCTCACCGATACCGTTTCGTTTGTCGACCCCGACGGAACCGCACGCGGGAACACGAACCCGGACGAGGCGAAGGCGGTCGCGGACGTGGTCGCGGCCTACGCGGATGCAGGCGTCCCACACGCAGACATCGGCGTCATCGCGCCGTACCGGGCGCAGGTGGCGGAGATTTCGAGAACCGTGCCCGAAACCGTCGCTGTGGACACCGTAGACCGCTTCCAGGGGTCGAGCAAGGAAGTTATCATCGTCTCCTTTGTCACCACAGAAACGCTCGACAGCCCCATCTTCAAAGACCACCGTCGCGTGAACGTGGCGCTGACGCGGGCGAAGAAGGCGCTCGTGCTCGTCGGGGACGCAAACGCGCTCTCGACGATGGACTTGTACGCGCGGATGGTTGCGTGGGCGCGGTAG
- a CDS encoding succinylglutamate desuccinylase/aspartoacylase family protein, translating into MGTNQAAQVVAIVAVGIVVFAGVGVVFFGGSPPVAPAINASVPGVPDVPGNEVETQTPRTPWPTPEPFPNPDQEVLRESETQTVSRYTLLPGTANETDVYVIEATQPGPTAVVIGGMHGNEVAGFTAARNMTNWTVTSGTLVIIPESNKRAVQNRTRKAFGTDLNNQFPVGQPSNSSLANAIWTAIEYHDPDIVIDLHSSRGIFKVDEGGVGQAIFPGVEGAARDDTAAAIAYLNDHEVPDSMAEHKFKRGNILMGTGHSLTRRAVGELGASAFLIETAKRDTTLDMRIRWTAVAVRVILSRHGMVAPPSA; encoded by the coding sequence ATGGGAACGAATCAGGCCGCGCAAGTGGTCGCGATCGTCGCCGTCGGAATCGTGGTGTTCGCTGGGGTGGGGGTGGTTTTCTTCGGCGGAAGCCCACCGGTAGCGCCGGCTATCAACGCATCGGTGCCCGGCGTGCCAGATGTGCCCGGAAACGAGGTGGAGACGCAGACGCCGCGAACGCCGTGGCCCACGCCCGAGCCGTTTCCGAACCCCGACCAAGAGGTGCTACGCGAATCTGAGACGCAGACCGTCTCGCGCTACACGCTGTTGCCGGGCACGGCAAACGAGACTGACGTGTACGTCATCGAAGCCACCCAGCCCGGCCCAACCGCGGTGGTCATTGGCGGGATGCACGGCAACGAGGTCGCGGGCTTCACTGCGGCACGGAACATGACCAACTGGACGGTCACTAGCGGCACGCTCGTCATCATCCCCGAGTCGAACAAGCGCGCGGTGCAGAATCGGACGCGCAAGGCGTTCGGCACCGATTTGAACAATCAGTTCCCTGTCGGACAGCCGAGCAACTCGTCGCTCGCAAACGCCATCTGGACGGCCATCGAGTACCACGACCCGGACATCGTCATCGACCTCCACAGCTCGCGGGGGATTTTCAAAGTTGACGAAGGGGGCGTGGGTCAGGCCATCTTTCCCGGCGTCGAAGGCGCTGCACGAGACGATACGGCCGCGGCCATTGCCTACCTCAACGACCACGAGGTTCCCGACTCGATGGCTGAACACAAGTTCAAGCGCGGAAACATCCTGATGGGAACTGGTCACTCGCTTACTCGCCGCGCTGTTGGTGAACTCGGCGCGTCTGCGTTCCTCATCGAGACGGCAAAACGCGACACCACGCTCGACATGCGCATTCGCTGGACAGCGGTGGCAGTTCGCGTGATTCTCTCGCGCCACGGCATGGTCGCGCCGCCGTCTGCGTAG
- a CDS encoding RDD family protein, whose translation MSGYQQPPTRDDSDVIGARIGAQIVDTIIIVMLFFLVFYLFSGFGGLIGGGDEGAVAGFGLIGLFGGFLASFFYGFLLEGVWDGQTIGKRLFGIKVVKENGEACNMGSALVRNLLEIIDGLFYYLVGFIVMAMSDKRQRIGDRLAGTVVVRETPKTKSGSAE comes from the coding sequence ATGTCAGGTTATCAACAACCACCAACTCGAGATGATAGTGACGTAATTGGTGCTCGAATTGGTGCTCAAATAGTAGACACAATAATAATCGTTATGCTGTTTTTCCTAGTATTCTACCTATTTAGCGGATTTGGAGGATTAATTGGAGGTGGCGATGAAGGTGCCGTTGCGGGATTCGGACTCATTGGTCTGTTTGGTGGATTTTTGGCTAGTTTCTTTTATGGGTTCCTTCTCGAAGGTGTTTGGGATGGACAAACTATTGGTAAGCGTCTTTTTGGGATAAAAGTGGTTAAAGAGAACGGTGAGGCCTGCAATATGGGGTCAGCATTAGTTAGAAATCTCTTAGAAATAATTGATGGATTATTCTACTACCTTGTTGGCTTCATTGTAATGGCAATGTCGGATAAACGGCAACGCATTGGGGATCGGTTAGCAGGGACGGTTGTTGTTCGAGAAACGCCGAAAACAAAATCTGGATCTGCAGAATAA